The Macrobrachium nipponense isolate FS-2020 chromosome 1, ASM1510439v2, whole genome shotgun sequence genome includes a window with the following:
- the LOC135219949 gene encoding uncharacterized protein LOC135219949 isoform X3, translating to MAVAEEDAGVTLVSFSRSRPIHRSQSSPSSAAAAAAKPPTPTTPRPRRPRNTRRSLSRLLSRCTESGEEEEEDQPDGPSRSPAVQQKQCTGLGSDPQQRLANGSTSGAAETADLSQRDAKIQLVGFRRSHSFCGDAKRSTKRISWRSSSSCRSYDCQGQRDSVLGPPSKPMDNPGPMSAPR from the coding sequence ATGGCTGTGGCCGAGGAGGATGCGGGAGTGACCCTCGTCTCCTTCAGTCGCAGTAGACCTATACACCGATCTCAGTCTTCTCCGTcttccgctgctgctgctgctgccaagCCCCCTACGCCCACTACCCCGCGTCCTAGGCGCCCGCGAAACACCCGCCGGTCCCTGTCGCGCCTCCTGAGCAGGTGTACGGAgagtggggaggaggaagaggaggaccaACCCGACGGCCCCTCGAGGTCTCCTGCTGTGCAGCAGAAGCAGTGTACTGGACTGGGCTCTGATCCCCAGCAGCGGCTAGCGAACGGGTCAACATCAGGAGCAGCCGAAACCGCCGACCTCTCTCAGCGCGACGCCAAGATCCAGTTGGTTGGCTTCAGGAGGTCGCACTCCTTCTGCGGCGACGCCAAGAGGAGCACCAAGAGAATCAGCTGGCGGAGTAGCAGCAGCTGCCGGAGCTACGACTGCCAGGGTCAGCGAGACAGCGTCCTAGGTCCCCCCAGCAAGCCGATGGACAACCCTGGCCCTATGAGTGCTCCACGCTGA
- the LOC135219949 gene encoding uncharacterized protein LOC135219949 isoform X2 has protein sequence MDFAAVNPVQYADLMKRVMAVAEEDAGVTLVSFSRSRPIHRSQSSPSSAAAAAAKPPTPTTPRPRRPRNTRRSLSRLLSRCTESGEEEEEDQPDGPSRSPAVQQKQCTGLGSDPQQRLANGSTSGAAETADLSQRDAKIQLVGFRRSHSFCGDAKRSTKRISWRSSSSCRSYDCQGQRDSVLGPPSKPMDNPGPMSAPR, from the coding sequence GGTGATGGCTGTGGCCGAGGAGGATGCGGGAGTGACCCTCGTCTCCTTCAGTCGCAGTAGACCTATACACCGATCTCAGTCTTCTCCGTcttccgctgctgctgctgctgccaagCCCCCTACGCCCACTACCCCGCGTCCTAGGCGCCCGCGAAACACCCGCCGGTCCCTGTCGCGCCTCCTGAGCAGGTGTACGGAgagtggggaggaggaagaggaggaccaACCCGACGGCCCCTCGAGGTCTCCTGCTGTGCAGCAGAAGCAGTGTACTGGACTGGGCTCTGATCCCCAGCAGCGGCTAGCGAACGGGTCAACATCAGGAGCAGCCGAAACCGCCGACCTCTCTCAGCGCGACGCCAAGATCCAGTTGGTTGGCTTCAGGAGGTCGCACTCCTTCTGCGGCGACGCCAAGAGGAGCACCAAGAGAATCAGCTGGCGGAGTAGCAGCAGCTGCCGGAGCTACGACTGCCAGGGTCAGCGAGACAGCGTCCTAGGTCCCCCCAGCAAGCCGATGGACAACCCTGGCCCTATGAGTGCTCCACGCTGA